The Streptomyces sp. CC0208 genome window below encodes:
- a CDS encoding serine/threonine protein kinase, whose product MTGRYRLVESIGQGGMGRVWRAADEMLDRQVAVKEMRIDGLDAEDTRTRRERTLREARATARIDHPNVVRVYDVVDEGERLWIVMELVKGRSLERMTVEDGPLGPRDTALLGLGLVRALRQVHARGVLHRDIKPGNVLVESGDRTGRRIVLTDFGIAAMQDAKALTMVGMLVGSPDYMAPERVSGRPQGPPSDIWSLGATLCAALGGRSPFSRDTTLATLHAVLYEEPELPAAAGPLTDILTALLEKDPSIRPSLDEAEAALHTVAFPAPTPTLRMEGAPGAGEEDSARGAESGQADGALQSAAASASERAGTSAPAWAEGELRGPKDPRGPEAFGTPGGSGTSPARGAGGVAGARQASEGLSGPGSAEGPGAPDGPGSPDLPGPLSDVRGDAPDAVTLPGPPAGSTDTSEPPPVRWTKQELPTPADPETRVVRAVRDPRVPEPETEAAVGDPAEVEDAVPGLSGASSATRSHTAPEPSDAVPPGHESPEAGVARDPGSSSDGARSVAAPDGTGGEGSAPDAADAAVAARSELGLPDEPFAPPRLPAPSADQRASASTEAVSEERSEVRSQTPPGNSGGAALRAGATTTSTPLASAPTQDSLAAGVPTEHFPMPDAPTRDTPTHAASAPTRVGPVPPTRRRPHHPDPARPAPASESRGTVHPGSSSDEPAAGPRTDPGTPAHPRPGRDPDSDPDPALILGPHPHRIPPGELPGPARPATPRRGRRRTALVAAGSVVAASAVVVAIILATTSGSPGDDRADSSTSASASASSSAPGASTPGTPSSTVEGTARPRSLPPGAHEEAGGFAWKTPNGWRRDVKTGAEVHYTSPDGRQELAAKSSLARGDLMETWRTSEQNAHQGQDYRKIRLEETTFRDHPAVVWEYTFTLGGVPWHAQLLGFNAGDKSYQINTWYQPDIETQALETYEKVKDSFTVL is encoded by the coding sequence GTGACAGGGCGTTATCGCCTGGTCGAGAGTATCGGCCAGGGGGGAATGGGGCGGGTGTGGCGGGCCGCCGACGAAATGCTCGACCGGCAGGTCGCGGTCAAGGAGATGCGGATCGACGGCCTCGACGCGGAGGACACCCGCACCCGCCGTGAACGGACCCTGCGCGAGGCCAGGGCCACGGCCCGGATCGACCACCCCAACGTCGTACGGGTCTACGACGTCGTGGACGAGGGCGAACGCCTCTGGATCGTCATGGAGTTGGTCAAGGGACGCTCGCTGGAACGGATGACCGTGGAGGACGGCCCGCTCGGCCCACGCGACACGGCGCTCCTCGGCCTGGGGCTGGTGCGGGCTCTGCGCCAGGTCCACGCGCGAGGCGTCCTGCACCGGGACATCAAGCCCGGGAACGTCCTGGTGGAGTCCGGCGACCGCACCGGCCGCCGGATCGTGCTGACGGACTTCGGCATCGCCGCGATGCAGGACGCCAAGGCGCTCACCATGGTCGGCATGCTCGTCGGCTCCCCCGACTACATGGCCCCCGAGCGGGTCTCCGGCCGCCCGCAGGGTCCGCCGTCGGACATCTGGTCCCTCGGCGCGACCCTGTGCGCGGCCCTGGGCGGCCGCTCCCCCTTCTCCCGCGACACGACCCTGGCCACGCTGCACGCCGTCCTCTACGAGGAGCCGGAACTCCCCGCGGCGGCGGGCCCGTTGACCGACATCCTCACGGCCCTGCTGGAGAAGGACCCCTCGATACGCCCGAGCCTGGACGAGGCGGAGGCGGCCCTGCACACGGTGGCGTTCCCGGCGCCTACGCCGACTTTGCGGATGGAGGGCGCGCCGGGTGCAGGAGAGGAGGACTCTGCGCGAGGGGCGGAGTCCGGACAGGCTGATGGGGCGCTTCAGTCGGCGGCGGCCTCGGCATCGGAACGGGCGGGGACCTCTGCACCGGCGTGGGCCGAGGGAGAGCTGAGGGGCCCCAAAGATCCGAGGGGGCCGGAAGCTTTTGGGACGCCGGGTGGTTCGGGCACTTCGCCGGCGCGGGGTGCGGGCGGAGTCGCCGGAGCGAGGCAGGCGTCCGAAGGGCTGAGCGGTCCGGGGAGCGCGGAGGGACCCGGTGCGCCGGACGGCCCGGGATCACCGGACTTGCCGGGACCCTTGAGCGATGTGAGGGGAGACGCTCCGGACGCGGTAACTCTGCCGGGACCGCCCGCTGGTTCAACGGACACGTCGGAGCCCCCGCCGGTGAGGTGGACAAAGCAGGAGCTGCCCACACCGGCCGACCCGGAGACGCGGGTCGTACGGGCGGTACGGGATCCGCGGGTGCCGGAGCCGGAGACCGAGGCAGCTGTAGGTGACCCTGCCGAGGTGGAGGATGCGGTGCCGGGCCTCTCGGGTGCGAGTAGCGCCACGCGCTCGCACACGGCGCCGGAGCCCTCGGATGCCGTACCGCCCGGGCATGAGTCCCCGGAGGCGGGTGTGGCCCGAGATCCGGGCTCGTCGTCTGACGGGGCTCGGTCCGTCGCTGCGCCGGACGGGACGGGAGGAGAGGGCTCGGCCCCGGACGCGGCGGACGCGGCCGTAGCCGCGAGGTCCGAACTCGGCCTCCCCGACGAGCCGTTCGCGCCGCCCCGACTCCCGGCGCCGTCGGCCGACCAGCGCGCCAGTGCCTCCACCGAGGCTGTCTCAGAGGAGCGTTCGGAGGTTCGGTCGCAGACGCCGCCCGGGAACTCAGGGGGAGCCGCACTCCGGGCAGGTGCCACCACGACCAGTACGCCCCTCGCGAGCGCCCCCACTCAGGACTCCCTCGCGGCGGGCGTCCCCACGGAGCACTTCCCGATGCCGGACGCGCCGACACGGGACACCCCCACGCACGCGGCCTCCGCTCCCACCCGTGTCGGTCCGGTACCGCCGACCCGCCGCCGACCCCACCACCCCGACCCTGCCCGTCCCGCCCCCGCATCAGAGTCGCGAGGCACCGTCCACCCCGGCTCCAGCAGCGACGAACCCGCCGCCGGCCCCCGTACCGATCCCGGCACCCCCGCCCACCCCCGCCCCGGCCGGGACCCCGACTCCGACCCCGACCCCGCCCTGATCCTGGGTCCCCACCCGCACCGCATCCCCCCGGGCGAACTCCCCGGCCCCGCCCGCCCCGCCACTCCCCGCAGGGGCCGGCGCCGGACCGCCCTGGTCGCCGCCGGAAGCGTGGTCGCCGCGAGTGCAGTCGTCGTCGCGATCATCCTCGCCACGACGTCCGGCTCGCCCGGTGACGACAGGGCGGACAGCTCCACGTCCGCCTCCGCCTCCGCTTCCTCCTCGGCGCCCGGCGCCTCCACCCCCGGCACCCCGTCCTCCACCGTCGAGGGCACCGCCCGCCCCCGTTCGCTCCCACCCGGCGCACACGAGGAGGCCGGCGGATTCGCGTGGAAGACCCCCAACGGCTGGCGGCGGGACGTGAAGACGGGAGCCGAGGTCCACTACACCTCGCCGGACGGACGGCAGGAGCTCGCGGCCAAGTCCTCGCTCGCCCGCGGCGACCTGATGGAGACTTGGAGGACCTCCGAGCAGAACGCCCACCAGGGCCAGGACTACCGCAAGATCCGCTTGGAGGAGACGACGTTCCGCGATCACCCCGCGGTCGTCTGGGAGTACACCTTCACCCTCGGCGGCGTCCCCTGGCACGCCCAACTGCTCGGCTTCAACGCGGGCGACAAGTCGTACCAGATCAACACCT